A portion of the Vespula vulgaris chromosome 14, iyVesVulg1.1, whole genome shotgun sequence genome contains these proteins:
- the LOC127068896 gene encoding uncharacterized protein LOC127068896 isoform X2 yields the protein MRWFRGHAEAPRLLSLSPLQADEDLDGASYHFHVTSQYRDMSPVRWTRRKSSSSESERNCYNVQTSRVTTERTPNKKEKKKIQEERRRICEKRHPLLDRVKNTRLTFFKDRDSDEDEENEENEENEDDEVSDRMQFRSMYELSQRGLTRNEFRRSVCENDLKDITEEERIRAKRKRRSKSQNRLVSQRKSQHQEDRYSFLGLQTSTPENLKHSVLPSETYNDSHGGPRLSRWRKSKEKDLAEEEDRNQEDQSERPKEGFDSITPSSCLAAKFRAMQDRYLKSSTSKLIAKIYKKDNKECKDGKDKRRLRSFSYGTLPGLEELRTNPLYEDQDQDDNDSGILDNDSATSSLLDDRCSSGASGLMTSQSSNNDSPPRLPPRKPSTSIMDADRTARFFSALDIHCVRTDGKACTKDILTFDPNDDSSELIGEESRSENSKASQLPVIRSKAYITETMVVKLFRETPDQCLGIFIAKTAESSPGYLVAHVVPNGLADKEGTLKIGDEILIVNGRRLRGLSMAEARKILGNGSGPGEVDIVVSRYSGVDHAKKLKESSVDYENVSIENGHGVIVEDSPRSRFKKHQAKHHRDRKNESGRSIISDKTILSTDNNGSATQLQTQSVSNFCTLPRRPRSTVSTFLTVLFEKGPGKKSLGFTIVGGKDSPKGSIEQRRPSRVQIFFSSIREDDYVRSFFYRERRKKIKRKREKERNI from the exons ATGCGCTGGTTTCGTGGCCACGCCGAGGCACCGAGACTTTTGAGCTTGAGTCCTCTCCAAGCTGACGAAGACCTTGACGGAGCATCCTACCACTTTCATGTTACGTCTCAGTACAGAG ACATGTCACCGGTTAGATGGACTCGTAGAAAATCATCAAGCTCGGAATCGGAGAGGAATTGTTACAACGTTCAAACGTCTCGCGTGACGACCGAACGTACtccaaataagaaagaaaagaagaagatacaaGAGGAAAGACGTAGGATTTGCGAGAAGAGACATCCTTTGTTGGACCGAGTGAAAAATACGAGGCTTACATTTTTCAAGGACAGAGATtccgacgaggacgaggaaaaCGAGGAGAACGAGGAAAACGAGGACGATGAGGTATCCGATAGAATGCAATTTCGATCGATGTACGAGCTCAGCCAACGTGGTTTAACGAGGAACGAGTTTCGAAGATCCGTTTGTGAGAATGATTTGAAGGACATAACAGAAGAGGAAAGGATTCGAGCTAAGAGGAAACGTAGATCAAAGTCACAGAACAGGTTGGTGTCTCAACGCAAATCCCAACATCAGGAGGatcgttattcttttttggGTTTGCAAACGTCGACACCAGAAAATCTGAAACATTCTGTGTTACCTAGTGAAACGTACAACGATAGTCATGGGGGACCGAGATTGTCTCGATGGAGgaagagcaaagaaaaagatctgGCCGAGGAGGAGGATAGAAATCAGGAGGATCAGAGTGAAAGACCGAAAGAAGGTTTCGATAGCATCACGCCGTCCAGTTGTCTCGCAGCCAAATTCCGTGCTATGCAGGATAGATATCTCAAGAGTTCAACGAGTAAACTCATCGCTAAGATTTACAAGAAGGATAATAAGGAGTGTAAGGATGGTAAGGACAAGAGAAGATTACGTAGCTTTTCTTACGGTACTTTGCCGGGTCTCGAGGAGTTAAGAACGAATCCTCTTTACGAGGATCAGGATCAGGATGACAATGATTCCGGTATTTTGGACAATGACTCGGCTACTAGTTCTCTTCTTGATGACAGATGTAGTAGCGGTGCGTCCGGTCTGATGACAAGTCAGTCTAGTAACAACGATTCACCGCCAAGATTACCACCTAGAAAACCTTCGACCTCGATAATGGACGCCGATAGGACAGCacgtttcttttctgcttTGGATATTCATTGCGTTAGAACGGATGGTAAAGCTTGTACAAAGGACATCCTAACGTTCGATCCAAACGATGATTCTTCCGAGCTGATCGGAGAAGAGTCTAGATCGGAGAATTCTAAAGCGTCTCAGTTACCGGTAATCAGAAGTAAAGCTTACATAACCGAAACTATGGTAGTGAAATTGTTCCGAGAGACGCCCGATCAATGTTTAGGGATTTTCATAGCTAAAACCGCTGAGAGTAGTCCAGGATATTTGGTGGCACATGTTGTACCCAATGGATTGGCCGATAAAGAAGGAACCTTGAAGATTGGTGATGAGATATTGATTGTCAATGGAAGGAGACTTCGAGGATTGAGCATGGCCGAAGCTAGAAAAATTCTAGGCAATGGAAGTGGCCCTGGTGAAGTCGATATCGTTGTATCTAGGTATTCCGGCGTGGATCATGCTAAAAAACTTAAAGAAAGCAGCGTAGATTATGAAAACGTTAGCATAGAAAACGGTCATGGCGTTATAGTCGAGGATTCGCCTAGATCTCGTTTTAAAAAGCATCAGGCCAAACATcacagagatagaaaaaatgaatctGGCAGATCCATCATCTCCGATAAAACGATTTTGTCGACGGACAACAATGGATCCGCGACTCAATTGCAAACGCAAAGTGTATCGAATTTTTGTACCTTACCTAGAAGACCAAGGAGCACGGTTTCAACGTTTTTGACAGTTCTATTCGAAAAGGGTCCCGGGAAGAAATCCTTGGGCTTTACCATTGTCGGTGGAAAGGACAGTCCTAAAGGAAGCATCg AGCAACGAAGGCCAAGTCGTGTGCAGATCTTCTTCTCGTCGATACGTGAGGACGACTACGTGAGAAgctttttttatcgagaaagaagaaaaaagataaagagaaagagagagaaagagagaaatatataa
- the LOC127068896 gene encoding uncharacterized protein LOC127068896 isoform X1: MRWFRGHAEAPRLLSLSPLQADEDLDGASYHFHVTSQYRDMSPVRWTRRKSSSSESERNCYNVQTSRVTTERTPNKKEKKKIQEERRRICEKRHPLLDRVKNTRLTFFKDRDSDEDEENEENEENEDDEVSDRMQFRSMYELSQRGLTRNEFRRSVCENDLKDITEEERIRAKRKRRSKSQNRLVSQRKSQHQEDRYSFLGLQTSTPENLKHSVLPSETYNDSHGGPRLSRWRKSKEKDLAEEEDRNQEDQSERPKEGFDSITPSSCLAAKFRAMQDRYLKSSTSKLIAKIYKKDNKECKDGKDKRRLRSFSYGTLPGLEELRTNPLYEDQDQDDNDSGILDNDSATSSLLDDRCSSGASGLMTSQSSNNDSPPRLPPRKPSTSIMDADRTARFFSALDIHCVRTDGKACTKDILTFDPNDDSSELIGEESRSENSKASQLPVIRSKAYITETMVVKLFRETPDQCLGIFIAKTAESSPGYLVAHVVPNGLADKEGTLKIGDEILIVNGRRLRGLSMAEARKILGNGSGPGEVDIVVSRYSGVDHAKKLKESSVDYENVSIENGHGVIVEDSPRSRFKKHQAKHHRDRKNESGRSIISDKTILSTDNNGSATQLQTQSVSNFCTLPRRPRSTVSTFLTVLFEKGPGKKSLGFTIVGGKDSPKGSIGIFIKSVLPSGQAAEDGRLRAGDEILAVNGQVCHDLTHREAVQLFRHIKSGPVALHLCRRIKNREPQATKAKSCADLLLVDT; this comes from the exons ATGCGCTGGTTTCGTGGCCACGCCGAGGCACCGAGACTTTTGAGCTTGAGTCCTCTCCAAGCTGACGAAGACCTTGACGGAGCATCCTACCACTTTCATGTTACGTCTCAGTACAGAG ACATGTCACCGGTTAGATGGACTCGTAGAAAATCATCAAGCTCGGAATCGGAGAGGAATTGTTACAACGTTCAAACGTCTCGCGTGACGACCGAACGTACtccaaataagaaagaaaagaagaagatacaaGAGGAAAGACGTAGGATTTGCGAGAAGAGACATCCTTTGTTGGACCGAGTGAAAAATACGAGGCTTACATTTTTCAAGGACAGAGATtccgacgaggacgaggaaaaCGAGGAGAACGAGGAAAACGAGGACGATGAGGTATCCGATAGAATGCAATTTCGATCGATGTACGAGCTCAGCCAACGTGGTTTAACGAGGAACGAGTTTCGAAGATCCGTTTGTGAGAATGATTTGAAGGACATAACAGAAGAGGAAAGGATTCGAGCTAAGAGGAAACGTAGATCAAAGTCACAGAACAGGTTGGTGTCTCAACGCAAATCCCAACATCAGGAGGatcgttattcttttttggGTTTGCAAACGTCGACACCAGAAAATCTGAAACATTCTGTGTTACCTAGTGAAACGTACAACGATAGTCATGGGGGACCGAGATTGTCTCGATGGAGgaagagcaaagaaaaagatctgGCCGAGGAGGAGGATAGAAATCAGGAGGATCAGAGTGAAAGACCGAAAGAAGGTTTCGATAGCATCACGCCGTCCAGTTGTCTCGCAGCCAAATTCCGTGCTATGCAGGATAGATATCTCAAGAGTTCAACGAGTAAACTCATCGCTAAGATTTACAAGAAGGATAATAAGGAGTGTAAGGATGGTAAGGACAAGAGAAGATTACGTAGCTTTTCTTACGGTACTTTGCCGGGTCTCGAGGAGTTAAGAACGAATCCTCTTTACGAGGATCAGGATCAGGATGACAATGATTCCGGTATTTTGGACAATGACTCGGCTACTAGTTCTCTTCTTGATGACAGATGTAGTAGCGGTGCGTCCGGTCTGATGACAAGTCAGTCTAGTAACAACGATTCACCGCCAAGATTACCACCTAGAAAACCTTCGACCTCGATAATGGACGCCGATAGGACAGCacgtttcttttctgcttTGGATATTCATTGCGTTAGAACGGATGGTAAAGCTTGTACAAAGGACATCCTAACGTTCGATCCAAACGATGATTCTTCCGAGCTGATCGGAGAAGAGTCTAGATCGGAGAATTCTAAAGCGTCTCAGTTACCGGTAATCAGAAGTAAAGCTTACATAACCGAAACTATGGTAGTGAAATTGTTCCGAGAGACGCCCGATCAATGTTTAGGGATTTTCATAGCTAAAACCGCTGAGAGTAGTCCAGGATATTTGGTGGCACATGTTGTACCCAATGGATTGGCCGATAAAGAAGGAACCTTGAAGATTGGTGATGAGATATTGATTGTCAATGGAAGGAGACTTCGAGGATTGAGCATGGCCGAAGCTAGAAAAATTCTAGGCAATGGAAGTGGCCCTGGTGAAGTCGATATCGTTGTATCTAGGTATTCCGGCGTGGATCATGCTAAAAAACTTAAAGAAAGCAGCGTAGATTATGAAAACGTTAGCATAGAAAACGGTCATGGCGTTATAGTCGAGGATTCGCCTAGATCTCGTTTTAAAAAGCATCAGGCCAAACATcacagagatagaaaaaatgaatctGGCAGATCCATCATCTCCGATAAAACGATTTTGTCGACGGACAACAATGGATCCGCGACTCAATTGCAAACGCAAAGTGTATCGAATTTTTGTACCTTACCTAGAAGACCAAGGAGCACGGTTTCAACGTTTTTGACAGTTCTATTCGAAAAGGGTCCCGGGAAGAAATCCTTGGGCTTTACCATTGTCGGTGGAAAGGACAGTCCTAAAGGAAGCATCg GCATCTTCATAAAATCGGTTCTACCAAGTGGTCAGGCCGCCGAAGATGGTCGTTTGCGTGCAGGAGACGAGATTTTAGCTGTGAACGGTCAGGTTTGTCACGACTTGACACACAGAGAAGCTGTACAACTCTTTCGCCATATCAAAAGTGGCCCGGTTGCGTTACATTTGTGCAGACGTATTAAAAATCGAGAACCACA AGCAACGAAGGCCAAGTCGTGTGCAGATCTTCTTCTCGTCGATACGTGA